In Mycobacterium gallinarum, a single window of DNA contains:
- a CDS encoding DUF2510 domain-containing protein: protein MATGVAALVTFWWLANGWYEALAVTAILALFLFVHHRRRTLAVRDAGLRARADYEHRLSLRGDQRGVFGRYPPVQAGWFPDPQNRCKIRYFDGVAWTDHTV from the coding sequence GTGGCCACCGGCGTCGCCGCGCTGGTGACATTCTGGTGGCTCGCCAACGGCTGGTACGAAGCGCTCGCCGTCACGGCGATCCTCGCGTTGTTTTTGTTCGTCCATCACCGCAGGAGAACGCTCGCCGTCCGCGATGCCGGCCTACGTGCCCGCGCCGACTACGAACACCGGTTGAGCCTGCGCGGCGATCAACGCGGCGTGTTCGGCAGGTACCCACCAGTGCAAGCGGGGTGGTTTCCGGATCCGCAAAACCGATGCAAAATAAGGTATTTCGACGGCGTGGCATGGACGGATCACACCGTCTGA
- a CDS encoding cytochrome P450, with the protein MAEPTTDPVRLPPAPRIPKLLQGVGFLAARDKAVAAVSRRHGPTFTLNLPIFGPTVVVGDPALIKELFTAKPDLIARAGVLGEMFGPGSTFSLAGAEHRERRKLLVPPFHGKRMAGYEAIVEEEVMREIASWPEGQEFETMPSMMRITLNAILRTVFGAEGTALDELRDCLPQMVLYASRLAVMPPVVRRDFGPHSPGRKLAENRRRYDEIIARLIADIRNDPAFEQRTDVLSLMLQARYDDGSLIADDHVADELLTLLAAGHETTATTLAWTVERLRRHPRLLSRLAAEVDAGGSELVQATIWEVQRTRPVINGTARITKTRIRLGDWVIPERHVVMASITLAHAAASSFPDAEVFDPDRFVGNPPDNYAWIPYGGGVRRCIGAAFANMEMVVTLRTLMREFEFGTTYAAGERRHSRGVATAPGRGGRAVVYRRRAAAPQTSPSSAARISA; encoded by the coding sequence ATGGCTGAGCCGACCACCGACCCGGTGCGCTTGCCGCCGGCGCCGCGCATACCCAAGCTGCTGCAGGGCGTGGGATTCCTCGCCGCCCGGGACAAGGCCGTCGCCGCGGTGTCCAGGCGGCACGGCCCGACATTCACGCTCAACCTGCCGATTTTCGGTCCGACCGTCGTCGTCGGCGATCCGGCCCTGATCAAGGAGTTGTTCACGGCCAAACCGGACCTGATCGCACGAGCCGGGGTGCTCGGCGAGATGTTCGGGCCGGGCTCGACGTTCAGTCTCGCGGGCGCCGAGCACCGGGAACGTCGCAAGCTGCTGGTTCCGCCGTTCCACGGCAAGCGGATGGCCGGCTACGAGGCGATCGTCGAAGAAGAGGTCATGCGTGAAATCGCGTCCTGGCCCGAAGGTCAGGAATTCGAGACCATGCCGTCGATGATGCGCATCACCCTCAACGCCATTCTGCGCACCGTGTTCGGCGCCGAGGGGACGGCCCTGGACGAACTGCGCGATTGTCTGCCGCAGATGGTGTTGTACGCCTCTCGGTTGGCCGTCATGCCGCCGGTGGTGCGCCGAGACTTCGGACCGCACAGCCCCGGGCGGAAACTCGCCGAGAACCGCAGGCGCTACGACGAGATCATCGCCCGCCTCATCGCCGACATCCGCAACGACCCGGCGTTCGAGCAGCGCACCGACGTCCTTTCGCTCATGCTGCAGGCGCGGTACGACGACGGATCACTTATAGCCGACGACCATGTGGCCGACGAACTGCTCACGCTGCTGGCCGCCGGGCACGAGACCACCGCCACCACCTTGGCGTGGACGGTCGAGCGGCTGCGCAGGCACCCGCGCCTCTTGTCGCGCCTGGCCGCCGAGGTCGACGCGGGCGGGTCTGAACTCGTCCAGGCCACCATCTGGGAGGTCCAGCGGACCCGGCCCGTCATCAACGGCACAGCGCGAATCACGAAAACGCGGATCCGGCTCGGCGATTGGGTCATTCCCGAACGTCACGTCGTGATGGCCAGCATCACCCTGGCGCACGCGGCTGCGAGCAGTTTCCCCGACGCGGAGGTGTTCGATCCCGACCGGTTTGTCGGCAATCCACCGGACAATTACGCGTGGATTCCCTACGGCGGCGGCGTCCGCCGCTGCATCGGGGCCGCGTTCGCCAACATGGAGATGGTCGTCACGCTGCGAACGCTGATGCGCGAGTTCGAGTTCGGCACCACCTACGCCGCGGGTGAGCGCAGACATTCCCGTGGCGTGGCCACCGCGCCCGGTCGCGGCGGCCGAGCGGTCGTATATCGGCGTCGTGCCGCGGCTCCGCAGACCAGTCCTTCCAGCGCGGCGAGGATATCGGCGTGA
- a CDS encoding LCP family protein has product MSDGDNATPGRHGRGASSSPDDQSDTYQWHTRRSQPMPGAAPWERAHVSDDADAPTEEPSPSSPGNHTDGVTVADLIAKLNGDEAVPAELKRHRPDRSTPPPAEPPPSPPTEIIDPVPAYGRHERPLGSDIDPHEVAAEVPEAEDYYDTEIIPAIGIDLPDLTSTHRHGRVPPSHIGSGRRQTDEHRPSRGRRRSMIVGRVVTALIAVLALALTGGAWQWQSAKNNMLNRISALDPDSRDILDPNAQFGDENFLIVGVDSRMGENVDMGAGTTDEAAGARSDTVMLVNIPANRERVVAVSFPRDLAIEPMQCEPWDPKTGEYGPITDPESPMYGADKVYTEYKLNSAYAVGGPKCLVKVIQKLSGLYVNRFMAVDFAGFSKMVDALGGVEVCSTTPLEDYELGTVLANAGRQTVDGHTALQYVRARQITTETNGDYGRIKRQQLFLSSLLRSMISKEVFFSLSKLNNVVNMFINDSYVDNMDTKDLVTLGQSVQGIAAGRITFLTVPTTGYMDEYGNEHLREDDNRAIFDAIINDDPLPEEKNADNTPVPGTPESQTEIPTQDAAAPTELVDTITTDPTDITVQVSNSTGEDGLGATAAGELQTHGFNVITPDDYPGPLDTTTVFFSPGNEQAAATVAASFPNSTIERATNLGDVVQVVLGNDFYSVASPPSSGSPVQVQVVRGTGSTPTKLPEDLTVTNAADTTCE; this is encoded by the coding sequence ATGAGTGACGGCGACAACGCCACTCCTGGCCGTCATGGCCGGGGTGCCTCGTCGTCGCCGGACGACCAGTCCGACACCTATCAATGGCATACCCGAAGATCTCAGCCGATGCCAGGCGCCGCGCCGTGGGAGCGCGCACACGTGTCCGACGATGCCGATGCGCCAACCGAGGAGCCATCGCCGTCCTCCCCCGGTAACCACACCGACGGGGTGACGGTCGCCGACCTCATCGCCAAGCTCAACGGCGATGAGGCCGTCCCAGCGGAGCTGAAGCGACACCGGCCCGACCGCAGCACGCCTCCGCCGGCCGAACCGCCGCCGTCGCCGCCTACCGAGATCATCGATCCAGTGCCTGCGTACGGTCGGCACGAGCGGCCCCTCGGATCCGACATCGACCCTCACGAGGTCGCCGCCGAAGTTCCTGAGGCCGAGGACTACTACGACACCGAGATCATCCCGGCCATCGGGATCGACCTGCCGGATCTGACATCCACCCATCGGCACGGCCGCGTTCCGCCGTCTCATATCGGTTCTGGCCGCCGCCAAACCGATGAGCATCGGCCGTCTCGGGGCCGCCGCAGGTCGATGATCGTCGGGCGCGTGGTCACCGCCCTGATCGCCGTGCTCGCTCTTGCCCTCACCGGTGGGGCGTGGCAGTGGCAGTCGGCGAAGAACAACATGCTCAACCGGATCTCCGCGCTCGATCCCGATTCTCGCGACATCCTCGATCCGAACGCACAGTTCGGTGACGAGAACTTCTTGATCGTCGGCGTGGACAGCCGCATGGGCGAGAACGTCGACATGGGTGCAGGCACCACCGACGAGGCCGCAGGCGCGAGGTCGGACACGGTGATGCTGGTGAACATCCCCGCAAACCGTGAACGTGTTGTGGCGGTGTCGTTTCCGCGAGACCTCGCCATCGAGCCCATGCAGTGCGAGCCGTGGGATCCCAAAACCGGGGAATACGGCCCGATCACCGACCCCGAGTCGCCCATGTACGGGGCCGACAAGGTCTACACCGAGTACAAGCTGAATTCCGCGTACGCCGTCGGTGGACCGAAGTGCCTGGTGAAGGTCATTCAGAAGTTGTCTGGCCTATACGTAAACCGTTTCATGGCAGTGGATTTCGCGGGCTTCTCGAAGATGGTCGACGCTCTCGGCGGTGTCGAGGTGTGCAGCACCACCCCGCTCGAGGACTACGAGCTGGGGACCGTGCTGGCCAATGCCGGCCGCCAAACGGTGGACGGCCACACCGCACTTCAGTACGTGCGCGCACGCCAGATCACGACGGAAACCAACGGCGACTACGGCCGCATCAAGCGTCAGCAGCTCTTCCTGTCCTCGCTGTTGCGCTCGATGATCTCCAAGGAAGTGTTCTTCTCGCTGTCCAAGCTCAACAACGTCGTCAACATGTTCATCAACGACAGCTATGTCGACAACATGGACACCAAAGACCTGGTCACGCTGGGCCAATCGGTTCAGGGCATTGCCGCGGGCCGGATCACGTTCCTGACCGTGCCGACGACGGGGTACATGGACGAGTACGGCAACGAGCATCTTCGTGAAGACGACAACCGGGCCATTTTCGACGCGATCATCAACGACGATCCGCTGCCCGAGGAGAAGAACGCCGACAACACCCCGGTGCCCGGCACTCCCGAAAGCCAGACCGAGATACCCACTCAGGACGCCGCGGCACCGACCGAGCTCGTCGACACGATCACGACCGACCCGACCGACATCACGGTGCAGGTGTCGAATTCGACGGGCGAAGACGGGCTGGGTGCGACCGCTGCCGGCGAACTCCAAACGCATGGCTTCAACGTCATCACGCCCGACGATTACCCCGGTCCGCTGGACACCACAACGGTGTTCTTCTCCCCGGGCAACGAGCAAGCGGCGGCAACCGTTGCCGCGTCGTTCCCCAACTCGACCATCGAGCGCGCGACCAACCTCGGCGATGTCGTTCAGGTGGTGCTCGGCAACGACTTCTACTCGGTGGCTTCGCCGCCCTCGAGCGGATCTCCGGTGCAGGTCCAGGTCGTGCGCGGCACCGGAAGCACACCGACCAAGCTGCCCGAGGATCTGACCGTCACCAACGCCGCCGACACGACCTGCGAATAG
- a CDS encoding alpha/beta fold hydrolase encodes MTANETVVDVGRGIELCYDHAGDPADPPIMLVAGLGQQLHSWPDEFVAKLVGLGYHVIRFDNRDAGRSTHMTYRPPNPVAMLRGGDPRHQYHLGDMARDTVGLMDALGHRDVHLVGVSMGGMIAQTVAAHHPGRVRTLTSIMSTTGARRLGRPALSTWRRMLTSKPPRTREEEMDRAANIFAHIGSHGFPFDEEAVRTRAGIAFDRDPSPAGIARQLAGIFASGDRTAELAHIDVPTLVIHGDRDRMVHPTGGAATARAIPGARLETIVGLGHDLPVGAWDRIIDLITDHFTGAEFAARRGAALTRTDREESA; translated from the coding sequence GTGACGGCGAACGAGACCGTCGTGGACGTCGGCCGTGGCATCGAACTCTGCTATGACCACGCCGGCGACCCCGCCGATCCACCCATCATGCTGGTCGCCGGCCTGGGGCAGCAATTACATTCCTGGCCCGACGAATTCGTCGCAAAACTCGTGGGACTCGGCTATCACGTGATCCGGTTCGACAACCGCGACGCGGGCCGTTCCACCCACATGACCTATCGTCCGCCGAATCCGGTGGCCATGTTGCGGGGCGGTGATCCTAGGCATCAGTACCACCTGGGTGACATGGCGCGCGACACCGTCGGCCTGATGGATGCGCTCGGACATCGAGACGTGCACCTGGTGGGCGTGTCGATGGGCGGCATGATCGCGCAGACCGTCGCCGCGCATCATCCGGGCCGGGTGCGCACACTCACCTCGATCATGTCGACGACGGGGGCGCGTCGGCTGGGACGGCCCGCACTGTCCACGTGGCGACGGATGCTGACGTCGAAGCCGCCGCGTACAAGGGAAGAGGAAATGGATCGGGCCGCGAACATCTTCGCCCACATCGGATCCCACGGCTTTCCCTTCGATGAGGAGGCGGTGCGCACCCGTGCCGGCATCGCCTTCGACCGCGATCCCAGCCCGGCGGGCATCGCTCGGCAGCTGGCGGGCATCTTCGCCTCTGGCGACCGCACCGCCGAGCTCGCCCACATCGACGTACCGACCCTGGTCATCCACGGCGACCGAGACCGGATGGTTCATCCGACCGGCGGGGCTGCGACGGCCCGAGCGATACCGGGCGCTCGCCTCGAGACGATCGTCGGCCTCGGCCACGACCTGCCCGTCGGGGCATGGGACCGAATCATCGACCTGATCACCGACCACTTCACCGGGGCAGAATTCGCGGCGCGCCGCGGCGCAGCTCTGACCCGCACCGACCGTGAGGAGAGCGCATGA
- a CDS encoding acyl-ACP desaturase, producing MSKDLTDLQLLTELEPVVEKNVNRHLTMRKDWNPHDYIPWSDGKNYYALGGKDWDPEESKLSEVAQIAMLTNLLTEDNLPSYHREIAMNFSMDGPWGFWVNRWTAEENRHGIALRDYLVVTRAIDPVELEQLRIEQVTRGFSPGQNQQLEGDAELFADSLFDSVIYVTFQELATRVSHRNTGKACNETVADQLLQRVSADENLHMIFYRDVSAAGFDIAPDQAMRSLHKVLTNFKMPGYTIPDFRRKAVVIASGGVYDPRIHLDDVVMPVLKKWRIFEREDFSGESARLRDELAAHVQELEDTCVKFEIAKQRRLERIAKVAEKKAAKNLLVGSSAS from the coding sequence ATGTCGAAAGACCTGACCGACCTACAGCTGCTCACCGAACTCGAGCCAGTGGTCGAGAAGAACGTCAACCGGCACCTGACCATGCGCAAGGACTGGAATCCACACGACTACATCCCGTGGTCGGACGGCAAGAACTATTACGCACTCGGCGGCAAGGACTGGGACCCCGAAGAGTCGAAGCTGTCCGAGGTCGCCCAGATCGCGATGCTCACCAACCTGTTGACCGAGGACAACCTGCCGTCCTATCACCGCGAAATCGCGATGAACTTCAGCATGGACGGGCCGTGGGGCTTCTGGGTGAACCGGTGGACCGCCGAGGAGAACCGGCACGGTATCGCGCTACGCGACTACCTCGTCGTCACCCGCGCGATCGACCCCGTCGAGCTCGAGCAGCTACGCATCGAGCAGGTGACCCGTGGCTTCTCCCCCGGCCAGAACCAGCAGCTGGAGGGTGACGCTGAGTTGTTCGCCGACTCCCTGTTCGACTCCGTCATCTACGTGACGTTCCAGGAGTTGGCCACCCGCGTCTCGCACCGCAACACCGGCAAGGCGTGTAACGAGACTGTTGCGGACCAACTGCTGCAACGGGTTTCGGCCGACGAGAACCTGCACATGATCTTCTACCGGGATGTGTCCGCTGCGGGTTTCGACATCGCCCCCGACCAGGCCATGCGCTCCTTGCACAAGGTGCTGACCAATTTCAAGATGCCCGGATACACAATCCCGGACTTCCGCCGCAAGGCCGTCGTCATCGCCTCCGGCGGGGTCTACGACCCCCGCATCCACCTCGACGATGTGGTGATGCCGGTACTCAAGAAATGGCGCATCTTCGAACGCGAGGACTTCTCCGGCGAGTCGGCCCGTCTGCGGGACGAGCTGGCCGCCCACGTCCAGGAGCTCGAAGACACCTGCGTGAAGTTCGAGATCGCCAAGCAGCGCAGGCTCGAACGCATCGCGAAGGTCGCCGAGAAGAAGGCCGCCAAGAACCTTCTGGTGGGGTCATCAGCGTCCTAA
- the dusB gene encoding tRNA dihydrouridine synthase DusB, giving the protein MAGVTNVAFRTLCRELELARAGTVSGLYVCEMVTARALVERHPSTMHMVTFADDETPRSLQLYSVDPHNTYLAARMIVDEGLADHIDMNFGCPVPKVTRRGGGAALPYKRRLFGQIVAAAVRATEGTDIPVTVKFRIGIDDSHHTHLDAGRIAAEEGAAAVALHARTAAQRYSGEADWEQIAALKQHVTTVPVLGNGDIFEAADALAMMEATGCDGVVIGRGCLGRPWLFAELSAAFTGTPAAAPPTLGQVAAIILRHGELLAAHFGEDKGMRDIRKHVAWYLHGFPAGADLRRALALVKSLEELRSLLQNLDQNIEFPAAAMGPRGRQGSPAAVSLPEGWLTDPDDCTVPAGAEVMHSGG; this is encoded by the coding sequence ATGGCGGGCGTCACCAACGTCGCTTTCCGCACGCTGTGCCGCGAACTGGAACTGGCCAGGGCCGGCACCGTCAGCGGGCTCTATGTATGCGAGATGGTGACGGCGCGGGCGCTCGTCGAGCGCCATCCGTCGACCATGCACATGGTCACCTTCGCCGACGACGAGACGCCGCGATCGCTTCAGCTGTACTCGGTTGACCCACACAACACCTATCTGGCCGCGAGGATGATCGTCGACGAGGGCCTGGCCGATCACATCGACATGAACTTCGGCTGCCCGGTGCCCAAAGTCACTCGACGCGGTGGCGGGGCGGCGCTGCCGTACAAGCGCAGGCTGTTCGGGCAGATCGTGGCCGCCGCGGTGCGCGCTACCGAAGGCACTGACATCCCGGTGACGGTGAAATTCCGGATCGGAATCGATGACTCTCATCACACCCACCTCGACGCCGGCCGGATCGCCGCCGAGGAGGGCGCCGCCGCCGTCGCGCTTCATGCGCGCACGGCGGCACAGCGATACTCCGGCGAGGCGGACTGGGAACAGATCGCCGCGCTGAAACAGCACGTCACGACGGTTCCTGTGCTCGGCAACGGCGACATCTTCGAAGCCGCCGACGCGCTGGCGATGATGGAGGCGACCGGCTGCGACGGCGTCGTCATCGGTCGGGGGTGCCTTGGTCGTCCCTGGTTGTTCGCCGAATTGTCGGCCGCATTCACCGGCACGCCCGCCGCCGCCCCGCCGACACTGGGCCAGGTCGCGGCGATAATCCTGCGCCACGGCGAACTGCTCGCCGCGCATTTCGGCGAGGACAAGGGCATGCGCGACATTCGCAAGCACGTCGCCTGGTACCTCCATGGCTTCCCCGCCGGTGCGGACCTGCGGCGCGCGTTGGCGCTGGTCAAATCGCTGGAGGAACTGCGGAGCCTGCTCCAGAACCTCGACCAGAACATCGAGTTCCCCGCCGCGGCAATGGGGCCGCGGGGCCGGCAGGGCTCACCTGCCGCGGTGTCACTACCCGAGGGCTGGCTAACAGACCCCGACGACTGCACCGTCCCGGCGGGCGCCGAGGTCATGCATTCAGGAGGTTAG
- a CDS encoding TetR/AcrR family transcriptional regulator: MASGQRRGRWSGVPLEDRQALRRDELIAAGVARLGGAQGPALTVRGVCQSAGLTERYFYESFADRDEFVRAVYDDVCARAMSTLTTAKTPRDAVEQFVALMVDDPARGRVLLLAPEKEPVLTRSGAEWMPSFIELVQHKLTRIGDPVQAAMVATGLIGALTALFTAYLNGRLAASREQFIDYCVEMLMSRVSSY; the protein is encoded by the coding sequence GTGGCGTCGGGTCAACGACGGGGCCGGTGGTCCGGTGTGCCCTTGGAGGACCGGCAGGCATTGCGCCGCGACGAGCTGATCGCAGCAGGCGTCGCCCGTCTCGGTGGCGCGCAGGGGCCGGCCCTGACGGTGCGCGGGGTGTGCCAGTCGGCCGGGCTGACCGAACGCTACTTCTACGAGAGCTTCGCCGACCGGGACGAGTTCGTCCGCGCGGTCTACGACGACGTCTGCGCGCGGGCCATGTCCACGCTGACCACGGCGAAAACCCCGCGCGATGCGGTCGAGCAGTTCGTCGCGCTCATGGTCGACGACCCAGCGCGCGGCCGGGTTCTGCTGCTGGCGCCCGAAAAGGAACCGGTACTGACGCGCTCGGGCGCCGAATGGATGCCGAGCTTTATCGAACTCGTGCAGCACAAGCTGACGCGCATCGGGGATCCCGTCCAGGCAGCTATGGTCGCCACTGGCCTGATCGGTGCTTTGACGGCGTTGTTCACCGCCTACTTGAACGGCAGACTCGCAGCCTCACGCGAGCAGTTCATCGACTACTGCGTGGAGATGCTGATGAGCCGCGTATCGAGCTACTGA
- a CDS encoding serine/threonine-protein kinase: MTDPTARRQAEFAPTQMSADTVDETRNGTGTLGSSFDLSGPSQIARIEVGQRLDDFDLLVELGSGAFARVFLARQRSMQRLVAVKISANRGEEGQTLAQLDHDYIVRVFDQRILRDRDWRLLYMQYVPAGTLLDLGRLIFGDDRRPESGQALLDAVDVALESRGESRPTESTARAELATLSWPETVAWLGKRLAEALHYANSRGVLHRDIKPANVLLAPDGTPKLADFNISFARNLSGASPFTYFGGSLSYMSPEQLMATRPGHVHDAANLDTRSDIYSLAVMLWELLTGRKPFDDSAAQAARAESAELVGDTTALDLMLSTRAEGITSAALAALPSDCPTALRRVLLKALSADRDQRWTSGAELAEQLQLCLDPQARDLVDPPERSWRLRLRPYFLPIAVPAVVIPNALAAAYTIHHNQLLIVSKLSEQGQDRFMLLTTLLNLLVWPLGIVLAVYSIRYVIFVPRRLRRGPAPPADALARARHDCLVASERVVFVVIGLWVLSGVTFALTLQFVAGGMPGRSAIHFVGSHAVGGAMAIAYPFFLLTFYIVRSIYPELIAQGQTDARDAEQLRALSRRLSRYLAIAASVPLLAIMAVSFLTAPEIAEIIVPIRVVCLGGIAAFIFAYWLSRMIESDIQALERVIRQARISERGVPSQTG; the protein is encoded by the coding sequence ATGACCGATCCGACGGCCCGCCGGCAAGCCGAGTTCGCTCCAACTCAAATGTCGGCCGACACGGTGGACGAAACACGAAACGGCACCGGAACACTCGGCTCGTCGTTCGACCTCTCCGGGCCATCCCAGATCGCGCGGATCGAGGTCGGCCAGCGGCTCGACGACTTCGACCTGCTCGTCGAACTCGGCAGCGGCGCATTCGCGCGAGTCTTTCTCGCTCGTCAACGGTCTATGCAACGGCTGGTGGCGGTGAAGATCTCCGCAAACCGCGGGGAGGAAGGACAGACCCTCGCCCAGCTTGATCACGATTACATCGTCCGGGTCTTCGACCAGCGGATACTCCGCGACCGCGACTGGCGGCTGCTGTACATGCAATACGTGCCCGCCGGGACGCTGCTCGACCTCGGTCGACTGATTTTCGGTGACGATCGGCGACCCGAATCCGGTCAGGCGCTGCTCGACGCGGTCGACGTCGCACTGGAGTCCCGCGGCGAGAGCCGGCCCACCGAATCAACCGCTCGCGCTGAGCTCGCGACCCTTTCCTGGCCTGAGACCGTCGCGTGGCTGGGGAAGCGACTGGCCGAAGCATTGCACTATGCGAATTCGCGGGGCGTCCTGCACCGCGACATCAAGCCGGCCAACGTATTGCTTGCACCCGATGGCACCCCCAAACTCGCCGATTTCAACATCAGCTTCGCCCGAAACCTGTCCGGGGCAAGCCCGTTCACCTACTTCGGTGGCTCACTGTCCTACATGTCTCCCGAGCAGCTCATGGCTACCCGGCCCGGACACGTCCACGACGCGGCGAACCTCGATACCCGCAGTGACATCTACTCACTCGCGGTCATGCTGTGGGAACTGCTGACGGGCAGGAAACCGTTCGATGACTCTGCGGCGCAAGCTGCTCGCGCGGAATCGGCTGAATTGGTCGGCGACACCACCGCGCTCGATCTGATGCTGTCCACCCGCGCGGAAGGGATCACGTCGGCGGCACTCGCGGCGCTACCGAGTGACTGCCCTACCGCGCTACGTCGAGTTCTGCTGAAGGCACTGAGCGCAGACCGTGACCAACGCTGGACCTCGGGGGCTGAACTCGCCGAGCAACTGCAACTGTGCCTCGATCCGCAAGCGCGTGACCTGGTGGACCCGCCTGAACGAAGCTGGCGGCTGCGTCTGCGGCCGTATTTTCTGCCGATTGCCGTGCCGGCCGTCGTGATTCCCAATGCGTTGGCCGCCGCATACACCATCCACCACAATCAGCTGCTCATCGTCAGCAAGCTTTCCGAGCAGGGCCAAGACCGGTTCATGCTGCTCACAACGCTGCTCAACCTACTCGTCTGGCCGCTCGGAATTGTGCTGGCGGTCTATTCGATCCGGTACGTGATCTTCGTCCCGCGGCGCCTGCGGCGTGGCCCGGCGCCGCCTGCGGACGCATTGGCCCGGGCGCGCCACGACTGCCTGGTCGCCAGTGAGCGGGTGGTGTTCGTCGTCATCGGTCTGTGGGTGCTGTCTGGGGTGACGTTTGCGCTCACGCTGCAGTTCGTGGCGGGTGGAATGCCCGGTCGATCCGCGATCCATTTCGTGGGGTCGCATGCGGTGGGCGGCGCGATGGCGATCGCGTATCCGTTTTTCCTGCTGACCTTCTACATCGTCCGCAGCATCTATCCGGAGCTGATAGCACAGGGACAGACCGATGCGCGCGATGCCGAACAGCTACGGGCGCTCAGCCGTCGACTGTCGCGCTATCTGGCGATCGCGGCTTCGGTGCCATTGCTCGCCATCATGGCAGTGAGCTTCCTGACCGCCCCCGAGATCGCCGAGATCATCGTCCCGATCAGGGTCGTGTGTCTCGGCGGTATTGCCGCATTCATTTTCGCGTATTGGTTGTCACGCATGATCGAGTCCGACATTCAAGCGCTCGAGCGGGTGATTCGCCAGGCACGCATTTCTGAACGCGGCGTGCCGTCGCAGACCGGGTGA
- a CDS encoding DUF4333 domain-containing protein — protein sequence MNSAARLATNLLVSGGLSLAGIGLVVGTAQAEPAPVTVIPEGAAQTVVDVVAENTGFRPTDVTCPAGVEAKVGQQFECRFTGPEGPYTAYLQIMTVDGQYVEYSIATRRN from the coding sequence ATGAACTCTGCCGCACGATTGGCGACGAACCTGTTGGTGTCCGGCGGCCTCAGCCTGGCCGGCATCGGACTGGTCGTGGGAACCGCGCAGGCCGAGCCTGCGCCGGTGACCGTGATACCTGAGGGAGCGGCGCAGACGGTTGTCGACGTCGTCGCCGAGAACACCGGCTTCCGCCCGACCGATGTGACCTGCCCGGCGGGAGTGGAGGCGAAGGTGGGACAGCAGTTCGAGTGCCGGTTCACCGGTCCGGAAGGCCCGTATACCGCCTACCTGCAGATCATGACGGTCGACGGCCAATACGTCGAGTACTCGATCGCGACCCGCCGGAACTAG
- a CDS encoding oxygenase MpaB family protein — translation MTQDTSARCPVNSDEAPVAVGCPVSSGGYDAPPQPLGPDSLTWKYFGRWTGMLQGPWAGSMQNMHPQLGAAVQEHSIFFMERMPRLFRSVYPIGGVVFDGDRAPQTGAQVRDYHIGIKGVDDQGRRYSALNPDVFYWAHATFFKSTLLAAEWLGGGLTEAQKRQLFDEHIVWYRMYGMSMRPVPKSWEEFQEYWDHMCHNVLENNWAAREVLDLSSMPKHPSLDWMPDWMWKLNIAGMQRFFNFTTVGLFDPAVRDLMGYTWTPRQERLHKLFGKVVYHVVKLLPKRVMMHPRKRSAWDRASGRLPADSPLVETPARNLPPVEYRDNPHYYSPKV, via the coding sequence GTGACTCAAGATACGTCCGCGAGATGCCCCGTGAACAGTGACGAGGCTCCTGTGGCAGTCGGGTGCCCGGTGTCGTCAGGGGGATACGACGCTCCGCCGCAGCCGCTGGGGCCCGACTCGCTGACGTGGAAGTACTTCGGTCGGTGGACCGGAATGCTGCAGGGTCCCTGGGCCGGTTCGATGCAGAACATGCATCCACAGCTGGGCGCCGCAGTCCAAGAGCACTCGATCTTCTTCATGGAACGCATGCCGCGGCTGTTCCGGTCGGTGTATCCGATCGGCGGCGTCGTGTTCGACGGTGACCGCGCGCCCCAGACCGGGGCACAGGTCCGCGACTATCACATCGGGATCAAGGGCGTCGACGATCAAGGTCGTCGCTACAGCGCGCTGAACCCCGACGTTTTCTATTGGGCACACGCGACGTTCTTCAAGTCGACGCTGCTGGCGGCGGAGTGGCTCGGCGGCGGGCTCACGGAGGCGCAGAAACGGCAGCTGTTCGACGAGCACATCGTGTGGTACCGCATGTACGGCATGAGCATGCGGCCGGTTCCGAAGTCGTGGGAGGAATTCCAGGAGTACTGGGATCACATGTGCCACAACGTGTTGGAGAACAACTGGGCAGCACGCGAGGTGCTCGATCTGTCATCGATGCCAAAGCACCCCTCGCTGGACTGGATGCCCGACTGGATGTGGAAGCTGAACATCGCGGGGATGCAGCGGTTCTTCAATTTCACGACCGTCGGCCTGTTCGATCCGGCGGTGCGCGACCTGATGGGCTACACCTGGACGCCCCGCCAGGAGCGGCTACACAAGCTGTTCGGCAAGGTGGTGTATCACGTCGTCAAGTTGCTGCCGAAGCGCGTGATGATGCACCCGCGCAAGCGATCTGCGTGGGATCGTGCCAGCGGCCGGCTGCCCGCGGACTCACCGTTGGTCGAGACGCCGGCGCGCAATCTTCCGCCGGTGGAGTACCGCGACAACCCGCATTACTACTCGCCGAAGGTCTGA